A stretch of the Neptunomonas phycophila genome encodes the following:
- a CDS encoding M48 family metalloprotease: MPFLRLFIFSFLLLPVTSHADNNLPIFGDTTSGIISLSKEHELGQAWARSLRGSAKLLDDPITYSYLNDLLWKLASHSQLQDRRLDLIVLDNPTLNAFAVPGGIIGIHGGLILSADNEDELASVVAHELAHLSQRHFASQLEEARRNRPFTLAALLASILVASADGQAGAAAISTTIASQQSAALAFSRQNEQEADRVGMQTLVNAGIDPEAMPRMFSRLLRSQRFDQNRLPEFLLTHPVSESRIADALNRSAQLPDQPASKNSKEYEIIRTRMTVHFAKSPQDSYAFYRQAVDASPTPTALYGLALSSIETNRYQEAHQALKQLPNDWQSMLYIKLTVAEIYLAQQNWQTAVESLQALNELYPYTYTVEKLLSKALMAQGQPAQAIRVMNNIKRDYPKDVDNWYLLAEAYGQNNERMNVHLTRIEYFLLTGQTDRANQQITFARREKNQSQYEIARLDQLEQETKAVRDAMKMDI, encoded by the coding sequence ATGCCCTTTCTACGACTTTTTATTTTTAGCTTTTTACTTTTACCTGTCACTTCTCATGCTGACAACAATCTGCCTATTTTTGGTGATACCACATCCGGGATCATATCTCTAAGCAAAGAACACGAGTTAGGACAGGCTTGGGCAAGATCATTACGTGGCAGCGCAAAGCTCCTGGATGACCCGATTACATACAGCTACCTGAATGATTTACTGTGGAAACTAGCCTCCCATAGCCAATTGCAAGATAGGCGGCTTGATCTCATTGTATTAGACAACCCGACTCTGAATGCCTTTGCTGTTCCAGGCGGTATTATTGGAATACATGGAGGACTCATCCTTAGCGCCGACAACGAGGACGAACTCGCCTCTGTTGTAGCTCATGAGCTGGCCCATTTAAGCCAACGCCATTTTGCCTCTCAACTAGAGGAGGCTCGCCGCAACCGACCGTTTACACTCGCAGCTTTGCTAGCTAGCATCCTAGTTGCTAGCGCAGATGGTCAAGCCGGTGCCGCCGCTATATCAACTACCATCGCCTCCCAACAATCAGCCGCACTGGCTTTTAGCCGTCAAAATGAACAAGAAGCTGATCGAGTAGGCATGCAAACCCTAGTCAACGCGGGTATTGACCCAGAAGCCATGCCTAGGATGTTCTCGCGCTTACTAAGGTCGCAGCGCTTTGATCAAAACCGTTTACCTGAATTTTTGCTTACACACCCTGTATCTGAATCTCGTATTGCAGATGCTTTAAATCGCTCAGCGCAACTGCCTGATCAGCCGGCCTCTAAAAACTCAAAAGAATACGAAATCATACGCACACGCATGACCGTACACTTTGCCAAATCGCCACAAGATTCGTATGCATTTTATCGGCAAGCAGTAGATGCCAGCCCGACGCCAACGGCTTTGTATGGCCTTGCCCTTTCCAGCATAGAAACTAACCGGTATCAAGAAGCGCACCAAGCCCTCAAGCAATTGCCCAATGACTGGCAATCAATGCTTTACATCAAACTCACCGTTGCCGAGATTTACTTAGCTCAGCAAAACTGGCAAACAGCAGTTGAGTCGCTTCAAGCGCTTAATGAACTCTACCCGTATACCTATACCGTAGAAAAACTCTTATCAAAAGCTCTAATGGCCCAAGGGCAGCCGGCTCAAGCCATACGCGTTATGAATAATATTAAACGCGACTACCCCAAAGACGTAGATAATTGGTATTTGCTGGCAGAGGCATACGGTCAAAACAATGAACGAATGAACGTGCATCTGACGCGCATCGAGTACTTCTTACTCACCGGACAAACTGATAGAGCTAATCAACAGATTACTTTTGCGCGCCGAGAGAAGAACCAAAGCCAATACGAAATAGCTAGGCTCGACCAGCTAGAGCAAGAAACCAAAGCCGTGCGCGATGCAATGAAAATGGATATTTAA
- a CDS encoding sulfurtransferase TusA family protein produces MLNINIDTVLDASGLNCPLPLLKTKQALHKMSSGSVLKVIATDAGSVRDITVFIEHSDHDLLDTFIGETEYIYIIRCGLGVKK; encoded by the coding sequence ATGCTAAATATTAACATTGATACTGTCTTGGATGCCTCCGGGCTAAATTGTCCTCTGCCTTTATTAAAAACGAAACAAGCACTTCATAAAATGTCATCAGGGAGTGTGTTAAAAGTTATAGCAACCGATGCTGGCTCAGTGCGCGATATTACAGTATTTATTGAGCATTCTGACCATGATTTACTGGATACGTTCATTGGTGAGACTGAGTATATTTACATTATTCGTTGTGGGTTAGGGGTAAAAAAATGA
- a CDS encoding AI-2E family transporter: MKAIFNKWIDRYFSDEEALFLFILIVATLVLMATLGKPLAPVFAGIVIAFLMQGGVDWLKAKKVPHLGAVLITFLGFVSFVLALLLIVVPLAWKQLSTLFTELPRMVQQVQSLLLVLPQQYPDWITETQIRSIMSLATQELTSAGQWVLTYSFNSLASVMTLLVYLVLVPILVFFFLKDGRSLIGWWTSFLPKKRNMLTNIWHEMDDQIANYIRGKVIEILIVGTVTYATFALLDVNYAALLGIIVGLSVLIPYIGAAVVTLPVALIGFFQWGLSDDFMYLLIAYAIIQALDGNVLVPLLFSEAVNLHPISIIVAVLIFGTLWGFWGVFFAIPLATFVKAIMNAWPRHLSADEESPVIKAP, from the coding sequence ATGAAGGCCATTTTCAACAAATGGATAGATCGTTATTTTTCAGATGAGGAGGCGTTGTTTCTCTTCATACTGATTGTGGCAACGCTAGTGTTAATGGCAACGTTGGGTAAGCCACTTGCTCCCGTTTTTGCAGGTATAGTCATAGCTTTTCTTATGCAAGGTGGCGTTGATTGGTTAAAGGCTAAGAAAGTCCCTCATTTAGGCGCAGTTCTCATTACTTTTTTGGGGTTTGTTAGCTTTGTATTGGCACTATTATTAATAGTTGTCCCTTTGGCGTGGAAACAGCTTTCAACCTTGTTTACTGAGTTGCCGAGAATGGTCCAGCAGGTTCAGTCTCTTTTGCTTGTGTTGCCACAGCAATACCCTGATTGGATTACTGAAACTCAAATTCGAAGCATTATGTCGTTGGCGACTCAGGAGCTAACCTCGGCTGGTCAATGGGTGCTGACATACTCGTTTAATTCGTTAGCTAGTGTGATGACCTTGTTGGTATATCTCGTTTTGGTACCCATTTTAGTGTTTTTCTTTTTAAAGGATGGGCGCTCGTTAATTGGCTGGTGGACATCTTTCTTACCGAAAAAAAGAAATATGCTGACCAATATATGGCATGAAATGGATGACCAGATTGCCAATTACATCCGTGGCAAGGTCATTGAGATATTGATTGTAGGTACGGTGACGTATGCAACGTTTGCTTTGCTCGATGTTAATTATGCGGCATTGTTGGGCATTATTGTTGGGTTGTCTGTTCTCATTCCATACATCGGGGCAGCAGTGGTGACATTGCCGGTTGCACTGATTGGTTTTTTTCAATGGGGGCTGAGCGATGACTTTATGTATTTGTTGATAGCATACGCCATTATCCAAGCTTTAGATGGGAACGTGCTTGTCCCATTATTGTTTTCCGAAGCCGTCAACTTGCATCCAATATCTATCATTGTTGCGGTGCTTATCTTTGGAACGCTGTGGGGTTTTTGGGGGGTGTTCTTTGCAATACCTTTGGCAACTTTTGTGAAAGCGATCATGAATGCTTGGCCTCGACATTTATCGGCTGATGAGGAAAGTCCCGTTATTAAAGCTCCATAA
- a CDS encoding peroxiredoxin translates to MTTIAVGQPVADFSAPATSETTVKLSDLKGKKVVIYFYPKDNTPGCTTEGQNFRDLFAEFEANNTVIFGVSKDSLRVHENFKAKQSFPFELISDPEELVCKHFDVIKLKKNYGKEYMGIERSTFLIDENGVLQQEWRKVRVKDHVDQVLAAVKGE, encoded by the coding sequence ATGACAACGATTGCTGTAGGCCAGCCAGTAGCCGACTTTTCCGCTCCTGCAACAAGCGAAACCACTGTTAAACTGAGTGACTTAAAAGGTAAAAAAGTCGTTATTTATTTTTACCCTAAGGACAACACACCAGGCTGCACAACAGAAGGCCAAAACTTCCGAGATTTATTTGCCGAATTTGAAGCCAACAACACCGTCATTTTCGGAGTGAGTAAAGATAGCCTTCGTGTTCACGAAAACTTCAAAGCAAAACAGTCTTTTCCATTCGAACTGATCAGCGATCCTGAAGAACTGGTTTGTAAACATTTTGATGTGATTAAGCTCAAGAAAAACTACGGTAAAGAGTATATGGGGATCGAGCGGAGTACATTCTTAATTGACGAGAATGGTGTTCTACAACAGGAATGGCGTAAGGTACGCGTAAAGGATCATGTCGACCAAGTATTAGCCGCAGTTAAAGGTGAATAA